The Vibrio tubiashii ATCC 19109 genome has a segment encoding these proteins:
- a CDS encoding protein adenylyltransferase SelO — translation MSNKAGTETSARIFDLNDLAKAADYSLLDTLVPDPDATEDGQDFYPRQVFSGHYVPVKPTPIADPVYVAHSQHFFRELGLDDSLAKTEAFKQLFSGDVTNVPAPMRTTGWATGYALSIFGNEYIDQCPFKTGNGYGDGRAVSVFEGVLNGKRWEMQLKGGGPTPYCRGADGRAVLRSSVREFLAQEYMNALGVPTSRSLSLFASQTETVDRPWYREGSRSENPDIMIANPVAITTRVAPSFLRVGQLELFSRRARVNEHPNAMAELEMMVLHIIEREYKQQIDSSLPLAEKILILANEFRDRLTSLIANWLRVGYCQGNFNSDNCSVGGFTLDYGPFGFCEYFEPFFQPWTGGGRHFAFLNQSQAAEKNFETFCGALKPLLQSEPDALEKLEQIVEGFSSVMQAKASQMWASKLGLEELNSDLFNQLLALMIKSHVDYTIFFRELSKIPTEVSDLSACFYAQLSEELELTWNQWLKSWRELLSSAGEKSIEDVSSQMKQMNPKYTWREWLIVPAYEQAQKGDFSLIQELQYILANPYDEQSEEVEAKYYQLRPMEYFAAGGVSHYSCSS, via the coding sequence ATGAGTAATAAAGCAGGTACAGAGACCTCGGCACGCATTTTTGATCTGAATGACCTTGCGAAAGCCGCAGATTATTCATTGTTGGATACGCTTGTGCCAGATCCAGATGCAACGGAAGATGGTCAAGACTTTTATCCGAGACAGGTCTTTTCTGGGCATTATGTACCCGTTAAGCCAACACCGATTGCAGATCCTGTTTATGTTGCTCACAGCCAACATTTTTTTCGAGAGTTAGGCCTTGATGATAGTCTGGCAAAAACAGAAGCGTTCAAACAACTGTTCTCTGGAGACGTAACTAACGTGCCTGCACCGATGAGAACGACAGGGTGGGCGACGGGTTATGCGCTTTCTATATTTGGCAATGAATACATAGATCAGTGTCCTTTCAAAACGGGGAACGGTTATGGCGATGGTCGCGCTGTATCGGTTTTCGAAGGGGTATTGAACGGCAAGCGTTGGGAAATGCAGCTTAAAGGTGGCGGCCCAACGCCGTATTGTCGCGGAGCGGATGGCAGAGCAGTACTGCGTTCAAGCGTTCGTGAGTTTTTAGCGCAAGAGTATATGAATGCGTTAGGGGTCCCAACATCACGCTCATTGAGTCTATTTGCTTCCCAAACGGAAACGGTTGATCGCCCTTGGTACCGTGAAGGCTCGCGGTCAGAGAATCCAGATATTATGATCGCCAACCCTGTCGCAATCACAACTCGTGTAGCGCCTTCATTTTTGCGAGTAGGGCAACTAGAGTTATTTAGCCGCAGAGCGCGCGTTAACGAACATCCTAACGCGATGGCTGAATTAGAAATGATGGTATTGCATATCATCGAAAGGGAGTACAAGCAGCAAATTGACTCTAGCCTTCCTTTGGCTGAAAAAATATTGATTCTAGCTAATGAGTTTAGAGACAGGCTTACTTCTCTAATCGCTAACTGGCTGCGTGTCGGTTACTGTCAGGGTAACTTTAATAGTGATAACTGCTCAGTGGGCGGATTTACCTTAGACTACGGGCCTTTTGGATTCTGTGAGTACTTTGAACCATTTTTCCAACCTTGGACTGGTGGTGGTCGTCATTTCGCCTTTCTTAACCAATCTCAGGCAGCCGAGAAGAATTTCGAGACATTCTGTGGTGCCTTAAAGCCTCTATTGCAATCGGAACCAGATGCGTTAGAAAAGCTGGAACAGATTGTTGAAGGTTTTTCTTCAGTTATGCAGGCGAAAGCGAGTCAGATGTGGGCATCTAAGCTTGGTTTAGAGGAACTAAACAGCGACCTATTTAACCAACTGCTTGCTTTGATGATCAAAAGCCACGTTGACTATACTATCTTCTTCCGCGAACTTTCTAAGATCCCAACAGAAGTGTCTGACTTATCTGCATGCTTCTATGCGCAATTAAGCGAGGAGTTAGAACTGACGTGGAATCAGTGGCTCAAATCTTGGCGTGAGTTACTGAGCTCGGCTGGGGAGAAAAGTATTGAGGATGTTTCGAGCCAAATGAAACAGATGAACCCTAAGTATACTTGGCGAGAGTGGTTAATTGTTCCCGCTTATGAACAAGCACAGAAAGGGGACTTTAGCCTAATCCAAGAACTGCAATACATTCTGGCTAACCCGTATGACGAGCAATCAGAAGAAGTTGAAGCTAAGTACTATCAGCTTAGACCGATGGAGTATTTTGCCGCTGGTGGTGTGTCTCATTACAGCTGTTCTTCGTAG
- a CDS encoding 6-pyruvoyl trahydropterin synthase family protein, with the protein MNLFVRDLTVIDSSYICEQRGVVGDSWIVDVIMSGELNEMSMVLDFGRVKKQIKQLVDEFVDHRLLIPVQNAAIVYKPSKTGYSTLDVLRGEKSIHLNCPNEAYCLIDAEAVTIESITKHVYQILRNNLPSNVTGLEITLRHENIAGAFYHYTHGLKKHDGNCQRIAHGHRSPIEIILDGERDNDKEVAFAKRWEDIYLGSKEDQVSVSTLNLSEGAKAISDESHYGFRYTAPQGEFELAIAKSETEILPTDTTVELLAGYIAGEVKPTVAEGQSLQVIAYEGVGKGAMAFR; encoded by the coding sequence TTGAACCTATTTGTAAGAGATCTCACCGTTATCGATTCTTCATACATCTGTGAACAGAGAGGAGTCGTCGGAGACAGCTGGATAGTCGATGTCATCATGTCTGGTGAGCTTAATGAAATGAGTATGGTGTTGGATTTCGGTAGGGTGAAGAAGCAAATCAAACAACTCGTTGATGAGTTTGTCGATCATCGTTTGCTTATCCCAGTGCAAAACGCGGCTATCGTTTACAAACCAAGTAAAACGGGTTACTCCACACTTGACGTTCTGCGTGGTGAGAAGAGTATCCACCTAAACTGCCCGAATGAAGCGTATTGCTTGATTGATGCTGAAGCCGTCACCATCGAGAGCATTACTAAACACGTATACCAGATTCTGCGAAACAACCTGCCTAGCAATGTGACAGGGCTGGAAATTACCCTGCGTCATGAGAATATTGCAGGTGCCTTCTACCATTACACGCATGGTTTGAAAAAGCACGATGGTAACTGCCAACGTATCGCACACGGACACCGTTCACCAATCGAAATTATTCTCGATGGGGAGCGAGACAACGACAAAGAAGTGGCTTTTGCCAAACGCTGGGAAGATATCTATTTAGGTTCAAAGGAAGACCAGGTTTCTGTTTCAACGCTGAATCTAAGCGAAGGTGCTAAGGCAATTTCCGACGAAAGCCATTATGGTTTCCGATACACAGCGCCGCAGGGTGAGTTTGAACTTGCCATCGCCAAAAGTGAAACTGAAATTCTGCCAACGGATACAACGGTTGAGCTATTAGCGGGTTACATTGCTGGTGAAGTAAAACCAACGGTTGCAGAAGGTCAATCATTACAAGTTATCGCTTATGAAGGTGTAGGTAAAGGGGCAATGGCTTTTCGATAA
- a CDS encoding CobW family GTP-binding protein, with amino-acid sequence MASVPVTILHGFLGSGKTTLLRSILQQAESKRIELSVIVNDMSELDVDGVLIANTDAVSEDKGNFVTLSGQSISSPEGIKQLDASLTQLCQDESPDWIVIETSGSSHPLPLVEYFKDQNQFSLKDVVTLVDATWLRDDYRQGVDLIPKWQQNMQQGTRGVEDLLVEQIMFSNRIFLTKTDKVDDRTIGNIAQAIHPLNIYAEIIKTSWGNINIASLKSQTDYNFHLVEQLLNELKGNVNRPLNLSGKEDQQITAKVIKDDRPFHPMRLWEACHQHLTKGVFRSKGFFWFPTRDDVSLLWSQANGNVGLEVTGFWRASVIEDESQNFTIEHKQRLQDKIDSVESRFGDRRCRLTVIGQENEVDNFIDALQACFLNEQELKQWRNGASFEDPWPNKATKLKQHLCY; translated from the coding sequence ATGGCATCGGTTCCAGTTACTATTTTGCATGGCTTTCTAGGTTCGGGTAAAACCACGCTACTCCGCAGCATTCTTCAACAGGCAGAATCTAAACGTATCGAGCTCTCTGTCATTGTAAACGATATGAGCGAGTTAGATGTCGATGGGGTACTCATCGCCAATACCGATGCCGTCAGTGAAGACAAAGGCAACTTTGTCACTCTAAGCGGACAAAGTATCAGTAGCCCTGAAGGTATAAAACAGCTTGATGCATCTCTAACCCAGCTATGCCAAGACGAGTCTCCAGATTGGATAGTGATTGAGACTTCAGGTAGTAGCCACCCTTTGCCCTTAGTCGAATACTTCAAGGATCAAAATCAGTTTTCATTGAAAGATGTCGTTACCCTTGTCGACGCGACTTGGTTACGTGATGATTACCGACAAGGGGTTGACCTGATACCGAAATGGCAACAAAACATGCAGCAAGGAACTCGCGGTGTGGAGGATCTGTTGGTCGAACAAATCATGTTTTCGAATCGAATTTTTTTGACCAAAACAGATAAGGTTGACGATAGAACTATTGGAAACATCGCACAAGCTATCCACCCGCTTAACATCTACGCTGAAATCATCAAAACCTCATGGGGAAACATCAACATTGCTTCGTTGAAAAGCCAAACCGACTATAACTTCCATCTGGTAGAGCAACTTCTCAATGAGCTTAAAGGTAACGTTAACCGGCCACTTAATTTATCTGGTAAGGAAGACCAACAAATCACCGCCAAAGTGATTAAAGATGACCGCCCATTCCATCCAATGCGTCTGTGGGAGGCATGCCACCAGCACTTAACCAAGGGTGTGTTTCGCAGCAAAGGCTTTTTCTGGTTTCCGACTAGAGATGATGTGTCGCTTCTTTGGAGCCAAGCAAATGGCAATGTTGGACTCGAAGTCACTGGTTTTTGGCGAGCATCTGTCATTGAAGATGAATCTCAAAACTTCACAATAGAACACAAACAGCGGCTGCAGGATAAAATTGATAGTGTTGAAAGTCGATTTGGTGACCGTCGCTGCCGACTGACGGTTATTGGACAAGAAAACGAAGTCGATAACTTCATAGATGCTTTGCAAGCTTGCTTCCTCAATGAGCAAGAGCTTAAGCAATGGAGGAACGGCGCCAGTTTCGAAGATCCTTGGCCAAACAAAGCGACAAAGCTAAAACAGCACCTTTGCTACTAA
- a CDS encoding EAL domain-containing protein, with amino-acid sequence MFTNKESKPLWLDIVFIYAVFVLFGLVILKPVADRHIVSTAKYELTAIEHVMDQLREKLGYLTSARITSLSCEEVTTLLRSEVFKSDVIKEIGLFRPSGEVYCTSSDLGNSFYLYKTIMDRLHENGVTLSYTKSKMTDERSVFLMFLGESKHGVSVVIPPRYIQRLLERSEDGVFYDVEVISRKIAERSDDSLGIDVFAQESKYYPLGIKLHTYTGYYIHYFVTHIWIGLLLGGIVSVVRVRYRQSKVSDATLESALQNALIDGEIEAYYQPIVNSQDRTIVGCESLVRWKSASQGMISPGIFIPLAEELGLVDDIADLVLASAIDMLTKNPELFEQRYISINISRSQILRKEFVYRILHDLKPQPHIARKLVFEITEEINFSSEERQILREHLEQISKIGLRVAIDDFGTGYSGLDFIRQYTFDVIKIDRVFVNSLGSDSTLIPLLQSMKGIANSFNMSVIVEGVEEERQVKILAELGFNHIQGFYYFKPMPKQELLTLLGQSPLNESHSKK; translated from the coding sequence GTGTTTACTAATAAAGAGTCTAAGCCATTGTGGCTGGATATCGTCTTTATATACGCTGTTTTTGTTTTGTTTGGGCTTGTGATTTTGAAGCCTGTTGCTGATCGCCACATTGTAAGTACGGCCAAATATGAGTTGACAGCGATTGAACATGTAATGGATCAACTGAGAGAAAAGCTTGGTTATCTAACTAGTGCTCGTATTACATCGCTATCATGTGAAGAAGTAACGACTTTGCTGAGAAGCGAGGTATTCAAGTCTGATGTTATTAAAGAGATCGGGCTTTTTCGACCGTCTGGTGAAGTCTATTGCACCAGTAGTGATCTTGGTAATTCGTTTTACCTGTATAAAACTATCATGGATAGGCTTCATGAGAATGGAGTCACTTTGTCATATACCAAGAGTAAAATGACGGATGAGCGTTCAGTGTTTTTGATGTTCTTAGGAGAGTCGAAACATGGAGTGAGCGTTGTTATTCCACCGCGCTATATTCAAAGATTATTAGAACGCTCAGAAGACGGTGTTTTTTACGATGTTGAAGTGATATCAAGAAAGATTGCTGAGCGCTCAGATGACTCTTTGGGAATTGATGTCTTTGCGCAAGAATCCAAATACTATCCACTTGGAATTAAGCTCCATACATATACTGGCTATTATATACACTATTTCGTGACCCACATTTGGATAGGATTGCTACTTGGGGGCATTGTGAGTGTTGTCCGTGTACGTTATCGGCAGAGCAAAGTATCGGATGCAACGTTAGAATCTGCTTTGCAGAATGCACTTATTGATGGTGAGATTGAAGCCTACTATCAACCTATAGTGAATAGCCAAGATCGGACCATTGTGGGGTGTGAATCTTTGGTGCGTTGGAAAAGCGCTTCGCAAGGCATGATTTCTCCAGGTATTTTTATTCCTTTGGCGGAAGAATTAGGTTTAGTTGATGATATTGCTGACTTAGTACTCGCAAGCGCCATAGATATGCTAACAAAAAATCCGGAGTTGTTTGAACAGCGTTACATCAGTATCAATATCAGTCGCAGTCAGATTTTAAGAAAAGAGTTTGTGTATAGAATTTTACACGATCTGAAACCCCAGCCTCACATTGCGCGAAAGCTTGTCTTTGAAATTACTGAGGAAATTAACTTTTCTTCCGAAGAAAGACAAATTCTCAGAGAACATTTAGAGCAGATTTCAAAAATCGGTCTTCGTGTTGCCATAGATGATTTTGGGACAGGATATTCAGGTCTAGATTTCATCAGACAGTATACGTTCGATGTGATTAAAATTGATCGAGTCTTCGTCAACAGTTTGGGCTCTGATTCAACACTAATACCTTTACTTCAATCAATGAAAGGGATCGCGAACAGTTTCAACATGAGTGTTATTGTTGAAGGGGTAGAAGAAGAGAGGCAAGTGAAGATACTGGCGGAGCTAGGCTTTAACCATATCCAAGGTTTTTACTATTTCAAACCAATGCCTAAACAGGAGCTGCTCACGTTACTCGGTCAGTCGCCACTCAATGAAAGTCACAGTAAAAAGTGA
- the nrdF gene encoding class 1b ribonucleoside-diphosphate reductase subunit beta yields MNTTYAEPVRAINWNRMQDDKDLEIWNRLTVNFWLPEKVPLSNDIQTWKQLTEEEQTLTIRVFTGLTLLDTIQNTVGAPALMADARTPHEEAVLTNIAFMEAVHARSYSSVFSTLCTTPQIDEAFRWAEENPLLQKKAQLVLEDYLVEGDPLKKKVASVFLESFLFYSGFYLPMHWSSRAKLTNTADLIRLIIRDEAIHGYYIGYKFQLAFNELAEQEQAKVKDEAYSLMFSLYEIESQYTESLYDQVGLTEDVKHFLHYNANKALMNLGFEPLFPDELCQVNPAIMAALSPNADENHDFFSGSGSSYVIGKAVATEDEDWDF; encoded by the coding sequence ATGAATACTACATACGCTGAACCGGTTCGCGCTATCAACTGGAACCGAATGCAAGATGATAAAGACCTCGAAATATGGAACCGATTAACGGTTAACTTTTGGCTTCCAGAAAAGGTGCCTTTATCCAATGATATTCAGACGTGGAAACAACTGACTGAAGAAGAGCAGACGTTAACAATTCGAGTTTTTACTGGCCTAACTTTGCTTGATACGATTCAGAATACGGTGGGTGCCCCAGCTTTAATGGCAGATGCCAGAACGCCCCATGAAGAAGCTGTGTTAACGAATATTGCCTTTATGGAAGCTGTGCATGCTCGCAGCTATTCGTCGGTCTTCTCGACCTTGTGCACTACACCACAGATCGACGAAGCATTTCGTTGGGCTGAAGAGAATCCGTTACTGCAAAAGAAAGCTCAATTAGTGCTTGAAGACTATTTGGTTGAAGGCGATCCACTGAAGAAAAAAGTGGCCAGTGTATTTCTTGAGAGCTTTTTGTTCTATTCCGGTTTTTATCTACCGATGCACTGGTCGAGCCGAGCGAAATTGACCAATACAGCGGATTTGATTCGCCTGATCATTCGTGATGAAGCGATTCACGGCTACTACATTGGCTATAAGTTCCAGTTAGCGTTTAACGAACTGGCGGAACAAGAGCAAGCTAAAGTCAAGGATGAAGCCTACTCCTTAATGTTCTCTTTGTACGAAATTGAAAGTCAGTACACGGAATCACTGTATGACCAAGTTGGCTTAACAGAAGACGTAAAACACTTTCTGCATTACAACGCGAATAAGGCTTTGATGAACCTTGGGTTTGAACCTCTATTCCCTGATGAGTTATGTCAGGTTAATCCTGCCATTATGGCTGCGTTGTCTCCAAATGCAGACGAGAACCATGACTTCTTCTCCGGTTCTGGCTCGTCTTACGTTATAGGTAAAGCTGTCGCTACTGAAGACGAGGATTGGGATTTTTAG
- the nrdE gene encoding class 1b ribonucleoside-diphosphate reductase subunit alpha — MDNQFSTEPLDYHALNAMLNLLDDQGGIQFDADRQAARQFFLQHVNQNTVFFHNLGEKLDYLVNEGYYEKEVLQQYDRDFLQQIWDSAYQIKFRFRTFLGAYKFFTSYALKTRDGKRYLERFEDRVVMTALTLARGDKEFALDLMQEIISQRFQPATPTFINSGKKSRGELISCFLLRIEDNMESIGRAINSSLQLSRRGGGVALLLSNLREQGAPIKGILNQSSGVVPVMKLLEDSFSYANQLGARQGAGAVYLNVHHPDIMQFLDTKRENADEKIRIKTLSLGVVIPDITLELAKQNKDMYLFSPHDVERVYGMPFSEISVSEKYHEMVDDPRIRKSKIPARGLFQTLAEIQFESGYPYIMFEDTVNAANPIEGRINMSNLCSEILQINDASHFNDDLSYQHLGRDISCNLGSVNIAKALDGGQLAHTVEVSIRALNAVSEMSAIDSVPSIRRGNDESHAIGLGQMNLHGFLAREQIHYDSEEAIDFTSAYFAATLFHCLTASNKLAQEKQQVFVGFEQSQYANGEFFTKYLQKDYSPKTDTVREMFERLDMRVPAVEEWQQLQAKVVEFGLYNRNLQAIPPTGSISYINDATASIHPVTAKVEIRKEGKIGRVYFPAPYLNNQNLEYFKDAYEIGPKAIIDVYAAATEHVDQGLSLTLFFSDEVTTRDINKAQIYAWTKKIKTLYYIRMRQKALEGTQVEGCVSCSL; from the coding sequence ATGGATAACCAATTCAGCACCGAGCCGTTGGACTACCACGCGCTCAATGCCATGCTTAATTTACTTGATGATCAAGGCGGTATTCAGTTCGATGCTGACCGACAGGCCGCCCGCCAATTCTTTTTACAACACGTCAACCAGAACACAGTCTTTTTTCACAATCTAGGTGAGAAACTGGATTACCTCGTCAACGAGGGCTATTACGAAAAAGAAGTTTTACAACAATACGATAGAGATTTCTTGCAGCAAATATGGGATAGCGCTTATCAAATTAAATTCCGCTTCAGAACATTTCTTGGAGCTTACAAATTCTTTACTTCTTATGCGCTGAAAACGCGCGATGGAAAACGTTATTTAGAGCGTTTTGAAGATCGTGTTGTGATGACAGCGCTGACACTTGCTCGGGGTGACAAGGAATTCGCACTCGATCTCATGCAAGAGATCATTTCTCAGCGTTTTCAGCCAGCGACTCCTACTTTTATCAATTCGGGTAAGAAGAGTCGTGGCGAGTTGATTTCCTGCTTTTTACTGCGCATCGAAGACAATATGGAGAGCATCGGCAGGGCGATTAACTCTTCATTACAACTATCCCGCCGAGGGGGAGGCGTTGCACTCTTATTAAGTAACCTGCGCGAGCAAGGGGCTCCGATCAAAGGTATTCTTAATCAAAGTTCCGGCGTTGTGCCTGTTATGAAGTTGCTAGAAGATAGCTTCTCTTATGCGAATCAGCTCGGTGCTCGCCAAGGTGCTGGAGCGGTGTATTTGAATGTGCACCATCCTGATATCATGCAGTTTCTGGACACCAAAAGAGAAAATGCAGACGAAAAAATCCGTATCAAAACGCTAAGTCTAGGCGTTGTGATCCCGGATATTACTCTAGAGTTAGCCAAACAGAACAAAGATATGTATTTGTTCTCACCACATGATGTCGAGCGTGTCTATGGTATGCCTTTCTCTGAAATCAGCGTGAGCGAGAAATACCATGAAATGGTCGACGATCCTCGCATTCGCAAGAGCAAAATTCCTGCACGAGGCTTATTCCAAACGCTGGCCGAAATTCAGTTCGAATCTGGTTACCCTTACATCATGTTTGAGGATACGGTAAACGCTGCCAACCCGATTGAGGGACGTATTAACATGTCGAATCTTTGTTCCGAGATTTTGCAAATTAACGACGCTTCTCACTTTAATGATGATTTGAGTTACCAGCATTTAGGGCGAGACATCTCCTGCAACTTAGGTTCGGTTAATATTGCTAAAGCACTAGATGGTGGGCAATTAGCTCATACCGTTGAGGTTTCAATTCGGGCACTCAATGCCGTTTCTGAAATGAGTGCGATAGACAGTGTGCCGTCGATACGCAGAGGGAATGATGAAAGCCATGCTATCGGTTTAGGTCAGATGAACCTGCACGGATTTTTAGCGAGAGAGCAGATTCATTATGACAGCGAAGAAGCGATCGACTTTACCAGTGCTTACTTTGCCGCCACTCTGTTCCATTGTTTAACGGCTTCGAACAAGTTGGCTCAAGAGAAACAGCAAGTATTTGTTGGCTTCGAACAATCTCAATACGCCAACGGAGAGTTTTTCACCAAGTACCTGCAGAAAGACTATTCGCCTAAGACGGATACCGTCAGAGAGATGTTTGAGCGACTCGATATGCGCGTGCCTGCTGTTGAAGAATGGCAGCAACTGCAGGCCAAGGTTGTTGAGTTTGGATTGTACAATCGCAACCTTCAAGCGATTCCACCAACAGGGTCAATCAGTTACATCAACGATGCGACGGCTTCGATTCACCCGGTGACAGCGAAAGTTGAGATTCGTAAAGAGGGTAAGATTGGGCGCGTTTACTTCCCTGCACCATACCTCAATAACCAAAACCTTGAGTACTTCAAAGATGCTTATGAGATTGGTCCTAAAGCCATTATTGATGTTTACGCTGCAGCAACAGAGCATGTCGATCAGGGCTTGTCCTTGACGCTCTTCTTCAGTGATGAAGTCACGACTCGTGATATCAATAAAGCGCAAATTTATGCGTGGACGAAGAAGATCAAAACGCTTTACTACATACGTATGCGCCAAAAAGCGCTCGAAGGTACGCAAGTTGAAGGCTGCGTCTCTTGCTCTCTGTAA
- the nrdI gene encoding class Ib ribonucleoside-diphosphate reductase assembly flavoprotein NrdI: MIVYYSSASGNTQRFVERLDVEAIRLPISEDEPTLLIGRPYVLICPTYADGKGRGAVPKSVIKVLNQAENRAHLKGVIASGNRNFGELFAQAGKIIANKCHVPVLYRFELSGTLHDVQAVQQGLEQFWKHHG, encoded by the coding sequence ATGATTGTTTATTATTCCAGCGCTTCGGGTAATACCCAGAGATTTGTTGAGAGGTTAGATGTTGAAGCGATTCGACTTCCTATCAGCGAAGACGAACCCACGCTGCTTATCGGTCGGCCTTATGTTCTTATCTGCCCGACATATGCTGACGGGAAAGGGCGTGGTGCCGTACCAAAATCGGTGATCAAAGTACTCAATCAAGCGGAAAACCGTGCTCACCTAAAGGGTGTCATTGCCTCTGGTAATCGAAATTTTGGTGAGTTGTTTGCTCAGGCTGGAAAAATAATTGCGAATAAATGCCATGTCCCAGTGCTTTATCGCTTCGAACTTTCGGGAACCCTGCACGATGTCCAAGCCGTGCAGCAGGGATTAGAACAATTTTGGAAACACCATGGATAA
- the nrdH gene encoding glutaredoxin-like protein NrdH, with translation MDIIVYSKPQCVQCTATVRALQAKGIAHRVVDLTLDDSAMESVQSMGYRQAPVVVAGERHWSGFRPDMISQIA, from the coding sequence ATGGATATCATCGTATACTCTAAGCCCCAGTGTGTTCAGTGCACCGCTACGGTTCGAGCGCTACAAGCGAAGGGTATTGCTCATAGAGTTGTAGACCTAACATTAGATGACTCGGCGATGGAGTCGGTGCAATCCATGGGCTATAGGCAGGCGCCTGTCGTCGTAGCAGGTGAACGTCATTGGTCTGGTTTTCGCCCAGATATGATCAGCCAGATCGCGTAA
- a CDS encoding HesB/IscA family protein, translating into MSIPSSDSTQISIHDMEWQGVTLTENAAKRVALLTQDGHHFYLSVRPSGCTGFAYEVKLVEEISSEDLRFESHDTPFYVSLSAMPMLDGTELDFVRQGLNSTFVYNNPNVKNLCGCGESFGV; encoded by the coding sequence ATGAGTATTCCAAGTTCAGATTCCACTCAAATATCTATTCATGACATGGAGTGGCAAGGTGTCACACTGACCGAGAACGCAGCCAAAAGAGTTGCGCTTTTGACGCAAGATGGGCATCACTTTTACCTCAGTGTGAGACCGTCTGGATGCACTGGTTTTGCCTATGAAGTGAAGTTGGTAGAAGAGATTTCTAGTGAAGATTTGAGATTTGAGTCACATGACACGCCTTTTTATGTCTCTCTGTCTGCGATGCCAATGTTAGACGGCACAGAACTCGATTTCGTCCGTCAGGGCTTAAACAGCACTTTTGTTTACAACAACCCCAACGTAAAAAATCTTTGCGGATGCGGTGAAAGTTTTGGAGTTTAA